GTGCAGTTCCGGCAGCGCTTCAGGCAATGACGCCATCGGCTACGCAATCAGCATGATCGAGAACGATGAAGTTGACGTGATGATGGCCGGAGGGGCGGAAGCTCCCATCATGCGCCACGTCTGGGGCGGCCTTTGCCTGAGCAAGGTGATGACCCGCCGCAACGACGATCCGCAACACGCAATGCGGCCGTTTGACCGGACGCGAGACGGGATCGTGCTGGGTGAAGGCGCCGCGTTCATGGTCTTGGAAGAACTGTCGTTTGCTTTGGCGAGGGGCGCGACAATTTATGCCGAATTGCTGGCGCACGGTCGGAGTTGTGAAGCCTACCACCCGGTGGCGCCGCACCCCGAGGGGATCGGCGTCCGTCGCGCGATGGAAAAGGCGTTAAGACGGGCGCGTCTTGACGTGACAGAAGTGGACTACATCAACGCGCATGGAACCGCCACCGAAGCCAATGACCTGGTTGAAACAAGGGCCATCAAACGTTTATTCGGACCACATGCGTGGAAGCTGGCGGTAAGTTCCACGAAACCCGTCACCGGGCATTTGATGGGAGCCGCCGGAGCGCTTGAAACCATCGTTTGTGTGCTGGCCGTGCATCACCAGGAGATACCGCTGACCTTGAACTTTAACGAGCCCGCGGAGGAATGTGATCTTGACTACGTGCGCGGCAGGTCACGTCCGTACCCGATACGGATTGCGATGAACTTGAGCAGCGGTTTCGGTGGCAAAAACTCCTGTCTGGTTTTGGGCCGTTATACGGACTCGAAGTAGAATGCAGGCGCTTTATCCTTTATTCGCAGCCGCATCAACGTCCGGCGGGGACAGGAGTATTGAGGCTCTGATCCCGCTGGCTGGATCGGTTCTGAATTTTTTACTTGCTCTGTTCGTTTTGAGTCGAAGTTATCGGGCGACGGCGATACGCGTTTATTCTCTTTTGGGAATTTGTATAGCCGTCTGGAACCTGGGAACATACTTCCTCTTCGTCGAAACCAACGAGGGCCACGCATTATTTTGGGCGCGGTTTCTCCAGTTTGGAGTTATTTTCATCCCGGTCCTTTTGTTTCATCTTTCTTTGTTGATCGCCCAGATACCGGTCGGCAAATACATCTACTTTCTCTATACGTGCCATGTCGTGCTCGCGTTGAGCAATCTGTCGGATGTGTTATTTCATTTCAAAGATGGGAAGGGCTTTTTCATAACGGGTGTTACGAAGCTCACCTACGCGTATTATTCCCAGGCAGGCTACGGTTTTTGGGCCTATAGCGCCCTCTTTGTCCAGCTCCATGCCTCGGTTTTCATTTTGTTCAAGAAACGCAGGACGTTGACTCCCCTCCATCGCAAGCGGCTGACCGGTCTGATCGTTGCCGCCGGCTCGCTCGCCGTCTTTGGATTCAACGACATCCTGCCGATCATCAAGATTTATCACTACCCGCTGGTCGGCAGGGAGGTTTATCCGTTCGGGAGCATGGCCGCGATCTTCTACGGATTGATCGTCGGTTACAGCGTGCTTCAGCACCAGTTGTTGGACATCCGCGTCACGCTCGGAAAAATTGCCGCCAACCTGGTCCGCCTGTTGTTTGTTTTTTTGATCTCGCTTTTTCTCCTGCTCATCGCCGCGAAAGTGACCGGTGTGTTCAACCTCCCTTCGCTCGCCGTTGCGCTCATTGTGTTCCTGATTTCCATGATCTCGGCCTCCATTTACTTTCCGCGGTTGTTTGGGCGGGGAGACGATTTGCTGGAGCGAAAACTTCTCGGCGACAGATTCGAATACCATGACAAAGTCCAGGGCTTTATACAGTCCATCCATGCGTACACGGACGCCACGCTGTTGATTGATGACCTCCACGATTTGCTCGTGAGCACCGTCAAGGTCCGGAGTTATAGCA
Above is a window of Candidatus Angelobacter sp. DNA encoding:
- a CDS encoding beta-ketoacyl-[acyl-carrier-protein] synthase family protein, whose amino-acid sequence is MRSDDFQKRRVVVTGMGVIAANGKDLSTFWNAIRGGISAAAPVTRFDTTGAPTRIAAEVNGLDASRYMDPKTARRLDRSLQYSVSAARLAMEHSKIDFSKFDPDRTGVVEGTSVSSNEAAHKTEEAYLKKGYRGVNPFALINGYCGAGCGEIAHELGIKGHAISCSSGSASGNDAIGYAISMIENDEVDVMMAGGAEAPIMRHVWGGLCLSKVMTRRNDDPQHAMRPFDRTRDGIVLGEGAAFMVLEELSFALARGATIYAELLAHGRSCEAYHPVAPHPEGIGVRRAMEKALRRARLDVTEVDYINAHGTATEANDLVETRAIKRLFGPHAWKLAVSSTKPVTGHLMGAAGALETIVCVLAVHHQEIPLTLNFNEPAEECDLDYVRGRSRPYPIRIAMNLSSGFGGKNSCLVLGRYTDSK